In Dehalococcoidia bacterium, the following are encoded in one genomic region:
- the mnmA gene encoding tRNA 2-thiouridine(34) synthase MnmA produces MPEKILVALSGGVDSAVAAAILKKAGHQLTAVTMKICVHEEPSGSPQARHGCYGLGESEDIEDARRVAAYLEIPFHVLDLCREYENEVLSEFISGYEHGRTPNPCVYCNPRIKFGALVEAAEKAELEFQRMATGHYARTEYDTTSHRYLLKRGADPKKDQSYFLAFLNQRQLSRAVFPLGGYTKPQVRQIASEMALPVSDKPESQDFVSGGYQSLLPDSPPGPVIDKSGRKLGTHSGISRYTIGQHKGLDLPGREKLYVVKILPQENTLVVGGEEDLLHKELTATGLNWIAVEGLSGAARVEAKIRSGAQAAPALLEPLGVDVRVVFDAPQKGITPGQAAVFYQGDVVLGAGIICEVPD; encoded by the coding sequence ATGCCTGAAAAAATACTGGTTGCACTGAGCGGCGGTGTGGATTCGGCGGTGGCGGCGGCTATCCTCAAAAAGGCCGGACACCAGTTGACCGCTGTAACCATGAAGATATGCGTGCACGAAGAGCCTTCCGGCAGCCCACAGGCGCGCCACGGGTGTTACGGGCTAGGCGAGAGCGAGGATATCGAGGATGCGCGCCGGGTGGCGGCATATCTCGAAATTCCCTTTCACGTACTCGACCTGTGCCGCGAATATGAAAATGAAGTCTTGTCCGAGTTCATCTCCGGTTACGAGCATGGTCGCACTCCCAACCCCTGCGTCTACTGCAACCCGCGCATCAAATTCGGCGCTCTCGTTGAGGCTGCCGAAAAAGCCGAGCTCGAATTCCAGAGGATGGCCACCGGCCATTACGCGCGGACGGAGTATGACACGACCAGCCATCGTTATCTTCTTAAAAGAGGAGCCGACCCCAAAAAAGACCAGTCATATTTCCTGGCGTTTCTCAACCAGCGTCAACTCAGCCGGGCGGTTTTTCCACTGGGAGGCTATACCAAGCCGCAGGTGCGCCAGATAGCTTCGGAAATGGCGTTGCCCGTATCAGACAAGCCGGAGAGCCAGGATTTCGTTTCCGGTGGTTATCAGAGCCTGTTGCCCGATTCGCCGCCCGGCCCGGTAATCGACAAATCCGGCCGGAAACTCGGGACGCACTCAGGCATCTCGCGCTATACAATCGGCCAGCACAAAGGGCTCGATTTGCCGGGGCGGGAGAAACTTTATGTCGTCAAAATACTGCCGCAGGAAAACACTCTCGTGGTTGGTGGGGAGGAAGACCTTTTACACAAGGAACTAACGGCCACAGGTCTTAACTGGATAGCTGTCGAGGGACTCTCCGGCGCGGCGAGGGTTGAGGCTAAAATACGCTCGGGCGCGCAGGCTGCCCCCGCTCTGTTAGAGCCACTCGGTGTTGATGTGCGGGTCGTGTTTGACGCTCCACAGAAGGGCATTACGCCGGGGCAAGCAGCGGTGTTTTACCAGGGGGATGTGGTGCTGGGGGCGGGGATAATATGCGAAGTGCCGGACTAG